In Bacillus sp. DX3.1, the following proteins share a genomic window:
- a CDS encoding AtpZ/AtpI family protein — protein MQKDDRNPVKAYALMTGILSQLVGSILIGIFGGKWIDSKVGTFPLFLIIGLLLGLGTGIYAMVRLIQHYYSGEQ, from the coding sequence TTGCAAAAAGACGATCGCAATCCGGTTAAAGCATATGCTTTAATGACGGGAATTTTATCCCAGTTAGTCGGTTCTATTCTTATTGGAATTTTTGGTGGGAAGTGGATTGATAGCAAGGTTGGGACGTTTCCGTTGTTTCTTATTATTGGCTTATTGCTTGGATTAGGAACAGGGATTTATGCAATGGTTCGACTCATTCAACATTATTATTCGGGAGAGCAATGA
- a CDS encoding DUF4024 domain-containing protein — MVGLSVTKLYLFRDEKVNFLFCIGFMQ, encoded by the coding sequence ATGGTAGGGCTTTCAGTGACAAAATTATATCTATTCCGTGACGAAAAAGTAAACTTTTTGTTTTGTATAGGATTTATGCAATAA
- the upp gene encoding uracil phosphoribosyltransferase — translation MGKLYVFDHPLIQHKITYIRDKNTGTKEFRELVDEVASLMAFEITRDLPLEEIEIETPVSKATTKVIAGKKLGLIPILRAGLGMVDGILKLIPAAKVGHVGLYRDPKTLQPVEYYVKLPTDVEERDFIVLDPMLATGGSAAEAINSLKKRGAKQIKLMCIVAAPEGVKVVQEEHPDVDIYVAALDEKLNDHGYVVPGLGDAGDRLFGTK, via the coding sequence ATGGGAAAACTGTATGTATTTGATCACCCGTTAATTCAGCATAAGATTACATATATTCGCGATAAAAATACAGGTACAAAAGAATTTCGTGAATTAGTGGATGAAGTAGCAAGTTTAATGGCATTTGAAATTACACGCGATCTTCCACTTGAAGAAATCGAAATCGAAACGCCTGTAAGCAAAGCGACAACAAAAGTAATCGCTGGTAAAAAACTTGGTTTAATTCCAATTTTACGTGCGGGCTTAGGAATGGTAGACGGGATTCTAAAGTTAATTCCAGCGGCAAAAGTAGGCCATGTTGGTTTATACCGTGACCCGAAAACATTGCAACCTGTAGAATACTATGTGAAACTTCCAACGGATGTAGAAGAACGTGACTTTATCGTACTTGATCCGATGTTAGCAACAGGTGGTTCAGCAGCAGAAGCAATTAACTCTCTGAAAAAGCGCGGTGCGAAACAAATTAAATTAATGTGTATCGTAGCTGCTCCAGAAGGAGTAAAAGTGGTACAAGAAGAGCACCCTGATGTTGATATTTATGTAGCAGCATTAGATGAGAAATTAAATGATCATGGTTATGTTGTTCCTGGTCTTGGCGATGCTGGTGACCGTTTATTTGGAACGAAGTAA